The Corynebacterium sp. SCR221107 genome includes the window GCTCCCACCGCTGGCTGGCTTTTTCCCGTGCCGCAGCCACTCGCTCGGCGATAGCTTCGCTCGGCTCAGTCTCGTGTGCACTCAGCACCGCGCCGCGAGCACGCGTTCGCACAAACATATCGATCCGATCCCGCAAAGGACCCGACAGATTATTCAAATAGGAAGCCCGTTGGGCAGAGCTGCACCGACACAGCGCCGGGTCTTCTGCAGCACACCGACAGGGGTTGGCGGCAAGCACGAGCTGGAAACGTGCCGGAAAAGTGACATCCTGGCGTGCCCGCGCCAACCGCACCGCGCCCTCCTCGATCGGCGTACGCAAACAGTCTAGGATCTGGGCTGGAATTTCACTGACTTCGTCGAGGAATAACACGCCGCGATGTGCCTGCGTCACCGCACCCGGCACGGGTGTCCCCGCACCTCCACCCAACAGCGCCGCGCGCGTGACCGAGTGGTGCGGCGCCACAAACGGCGGCTGGTAGAAAGTCCCCGGTGGCCCTACATCACTGATGGAACGAATCGCCGCAACCTCCAATTGCTGCGCCGGGGAAAGCGGCGGCATGATCGTCGGCAAGCGTTCGGCAATCATGGATTTGCCGGAGCCAGGTGGCCCGATAAGCATGAAATTGTGCCCGCCGGCGGCAGCAACTTCGGCGGCAAACTTGGCCTCCGGCTCGCCCGCCACATCCGCCATGTCCAGCGCCCGCTGCGCCGTGTGGGGCGTGCTGTGCGCCATGCTTGCCGACGTCGACCGCGCGCTGTCGAGGCCTACCTGCCCGTGCAGCCAAGCGACGATGTCTGAGAGGCTTTCCGCGATCAAGATCTCCACGCCGTCGACCAAGCACCCCTCCTGTGCATTCCCCGGGGACAGGATGGCCGTAGCAACGCCGTGTTCTTGTGCCGCCAGCAGCGCCGGAAGCACCCCCTTGACCGGACGCAAGCGCCCATCGAGCCCCAACTCAGCCAGCACCAGGGTCTCTGACAGGCGAACGCGCATGTCATAGTCGTCACGCGCGGCGGCGAGGATCGCCAGACACATCGCCGCATCCAGCTGCGCGCCCGACTTTTTCAGCGAAGCCGGTGTCAGGGAAACAATTACTTTCGTCTTTGGCCAGGCGAGGAAGCTATTTTGTGCCGCTGTCTTCATTCGATCGCGCGACTCGGCGATGGCCGTGTCCCCCAGCCCCACGATGAACGTGCCGGGCAGGCCAGGACCCACATTGGCCTCGATCTCCACTAAGCGAGCCCCCACCCCGACGATAACGGCGGACAATGACTTAGCAAGAGCCACGATCGACCCCCTTGACGTGACGGATGTGCGGTGCCATCCCTTCCGCGATTACCACGCCAATCACATCGAATCGAACCTGCAGCCACGGCTTGGGCTCGAGCCAGCGTGCGGCAGCCAAACGAAGTCGACGCAGCTTGCGCGTGCTGACCGATTCCTCGACGCCAAAAGCTTTGCCGCGACGGGTTTTTACCTCCACAAAGCAGATCTCGCCGTCACCGGACTGGGCGATGATGTCGATCTCTCCCTCTTTGAACGCAACATTGCGCTCCAATATCCGGTAGCCATTTGATTTCAGGTAGGCCGCGGCATGGTCTTCGCCTAGGCCTCCTAGCTGTTGGCGCCCCGTCGGGGCGCACTTGCTGCCTCGCCCCCGCGGTGACGGCGAGGATGTTTGTTGCCTACACGTGCCGGTTGTGTGGTGTGTGCTCATCTCACAAGGATCCTTATCTCCCCCTCGTGGGCTCATGCCGACGCAAAGGGGGTGCAAAGTGGTTGCGTACTGATACGTGAAGAAGTGCATCCAAAGCCAGTGCCTGGCCACTCAAGAAATTCTTCTTCGACCACTTTTCTAAAAGGTGGCCCCTACCTGCGCAATCCCCCCATTCGAAAAAGCCCCAAATGCTGTGGATAACTCCGATCCGAGAAAAGTTATCCACAGCTATTCTCCTTATTTTCAGGTATCGTTTGACAAATAGGCGAATTTTGCTATAATTCTTCGCTTTTTCGGGCAGCAACCATGGTCGTCGGAAAGCAAAAAAGCCCTGCGAAAAGCAGGGCACGTGCTAAGTGGGCTACTCCGGAATGATCAGCTCCGGCTTATCCAGCTCCTCAATGTTGACATCCTTGTAGGTGATCACGCGAACGTAGCGCACGAAACGCGCCGAGCGGTACATGTCCCACACCCACGCATCCGACATGCGCACCTCGTAATAAACATCGTTACCTTGGGTGTGCGGAATGAGCTGGACGGCATTGGCCAGATAAAACCTCCGCTCCGTCTCCACGACGTAGGAGAACTGGCTAACCACATCGCGGTACTCGCGATACAGGGACAGCTCGACTTCGGCCTCATAATTGTCGAGTTCTTCTGCGCTCATTGCACTTGCCTCATTTACGTTTAGGAAACATTCACAGTGGGATCCTTTAGCTGACCTATCCGGTGCTCATCTCCCCAGCCTCGGTGCCGAGGCAGCTAGCAAGCCACTGCCGGTGTGCAGCACCCACATTCGCATAACTATAACGATGCTCAGGGCACCCACCGTGGAGGCTCACCGCAGTCATGTGCGCCTTCGTTCCGTAGCCCTTGTGACCAGCCAAGCCGTAGCCGGGATACTTCTCATCGAGTGCGAGCATGATCTGATCGCGATGATGCTTGGCCAGCACGCTGGCCGCGGCGATGCAACGCGCCGCGGCGTCCCCGCCGATGATCGGCAGCATGGAGGTGGCCATGCCGGGTACTTTCATAGCGTCGGTAAGCACATAACCCGGGCGCACCTCAAGCCTGGCCACTGCCCTGCGCATCCCGGAGATATTGGCATGCTGGATACCGAAGCGGTCGATCTGTGGGGCAGAAATGTCGACGATCGCCCACGCTAGCGCCTTGGCTTGAATGACGGGGAAAAGCTCGGCGCGGACCTTCTCGGAAAGCTTCTTGGAATCGGTCAGCCTCTCGAGCTCCTTAATGGGCCGATCGGGCAAGATACATGCCGCGATGGTGATCGGCCCGCAACACGCCCCACGCCCGGCCTCGTCGACCCCCGCGACCGGGCCCAGCCCCGCCTTCGACAGCGCAACCTCATAGGTTCGCAACTGTTTGAGTGTGCGCATCGTTAGCTCCTCATACCGCCCAAGAAGGTTACAAAGCTAACAATATTCGCCAGCCCGCGGGTGCTGGCGTTGCACCACAGGCTATGGGCGGGGTTTTTAAGCCTGCACGGTGTGCGGGCATGCAAAAGGCCACCGTCGAAAAACGTTGCACGACAGTTTCCGACGATGGCCCGCAACAAGCCCACCTTCCCTATGTGGAAGGCGCGAAAAAAGGCCTACTCCTGAATGTCTATGGAATCGACTCCGCCAATCCGATTGAAGGGGAACAGGATAAACTGCACCTTTCCGCGGATGTTTTCGCGGGGGATCGTTCCCTGGAACTCATCACCGAGGTGATAGCGGGAGTCAGCAGAGTTGGTACGGTTGTCCCCCATGACGAAATATTTGCCTTCGGGAACCGTGATTGGTCCGAAATAGAAACCGCCGCAGGCCTCCGAGCCCGTTGCAGGATCCACCGGATAGGTTGGCGGGTCAAGGATGTAGGAGCTGTCGATGACCTTCCCGTCCACCGTCACACCCGCGTCGCCTTCGAGGCATTGTACGGTTTGACCGCCCGTAGCGACGATGCGCTTGACAAGATCATTCTCATCAGGCGCCACGAGACCGACGACCGAACCTAAGTTCTGCAGGCCGCGAATGACGGAATTCTCGCTGCGCTGGGAGACATAACCCGCATTCCACGAATCAGTGCCCTTAAACACCACCACATCGCCCGCCTTCGGCTCACCCAGGGCGTAGCTGATCTTGTCAACGAAGATGCGATCACCCGTGCAGCCGGAGCAACCATGCAAGGTTGGTTCCATGGACGCCGACGGGATCATGTACACACGTCCGACGAAAGTCTGGAGCACCATGATGATCACCAAGGTCATCACGACAACGATGGGGATTTCCACGTACCAAGGGGCCGACTTGCCCTCTTGTTCCGTCTCGCCATTTTCCGTGTCGTCGTTGCGCTGATCCGGATCCTCCTGTGGCGTCAGGTCCTGCCCTTGGTGGGGATCGTGCGCATGAGCTCCAAATTGCGGTGTTGCATTCACGCCGTCTAACTCTAGCAAAGCCACCACCAGCGATGCGTCGAGCGATCCCGACCCGACAAAGAAACGCACCTGCCCCAGATATGTAGGGGCAGGAAGTGGGCAGGATGCGGGCAGAGTGCAAGACAGGATCCTGGGCACGGGAAGGTCGCTGACCGTAGGCGTCGGAAAGCATGCAAAAAGCCTGCTCAAACGGCACGTCCAAGCAGGCTTTTAAAAAGGCTATCCGAAAAAGGGTGAAGCTTAGCGCTTTTCCTTGATCTTCGCTGCCTTACCACGCAGGTCGCGCAGGTAGTACAGCTTCGCACGGCGAACGTCACCGCGGGTGACAACCTCGATCTTTTCGATGTTCGGGGTGTGCACCGGGAAGGTACGCTCAACACCGATACCGAAGGAAACCTTGCGGACGGTGAAGGTCTCGCGAATGCCGTCGCCCTGACGGCGGATGACAACACCCTTGAACAGCTGGGTACGGGTCTTGTTACCCTCGATAACCTTGACGTAAACGTTCAGGGTATCGCCCGGGCGGAAATCTGGGATGTCGTTGCGCAGGGAAGCTGCATCAACCTTGTCGAGAATGTTCATTCAACAAACCTTTACATTTTTAGGAAAGAGGACCCTAGCGGCACTTCCCACGACTGGGCGCTCGGC containing:
- a CDS encoding DUF2469 domain-containing protein; its protein translation is MSAEELDNYEAEVELSLYREYRDVVSQFSYVVETERRFYLANAVQLIPHTQGNDVYYEVRMSDAWVWDMYRSARFVRYVRVITYKDVNIEELDKPELIIPE
- the lepB gene encoding signal peptidase I; this translates as MNATPQFGAHAHDPHQGQDLTPQEDPDQRNDDTENGETEQEGKSAPWYVEIPIVVVMTLVIIMVLQTFVGRVYMIPSASMEPTLHGCSGCTGDRIFVDKISYALGEPKAGDVVVFKGTDSWNAGYVSQRSENSVIRGLQNLGSVVGLVAPDENDLVKRIVATGGQTVQCLEGDAGVTVDGKVIDSSYILDPPTYPVDPATGSEACGGFYFGPITVPEGKYFVMGDNRTNSADSRYHLGDEFQGTIPRENIRGKVQFILFPFNRIGGVDSIDIQE
- a CDS encoding ribonuclease HII, which encodes MRTLKQLRTYEVALSKAGLGPVAGVDEAGRGACCGPITIAACILPDRPIKELERLTDSKKLSEKVRAELFPVIQAKALAWAIVDISAPQIDRFGIQHANISGMRRAVARLEVRPGYVLTDAMKVPGMATSMLPIIGGDAAARCIAAASVLAKHHRDQIMLALDEKYPGYGLAGHKGYGTKAHMTAVSLHGGCPEHRYSYANVGAAHRQWLASCLGTEAGEMSTG
- a CDS encoding YifB family Mg chelatase-like AAA ATPase, with translation MALAKSLSAVIVGVGARLVEIEANVGPGLPGTFIVGLGDTAIAESRDRMKTAAQNSFLAWPKTKVIVSLTPASLKKSGAQLDAAMCLAILAAARDDYDMRVRLSETLVLAELGLDGRLRPVKGVLPALLAAQEHGVATAILSPGNAQEGCLVDGVEILIAESLSDIVAWLHGQVGLDSARSTSASMAHSTPHTAQRALDMADVAGEPEAKFAAEVAAAGGHNFMLIGPPGSGKSMIAERLPTIMPPLSPAQQLEVAAIRSISDVGPPGTFYQPPFVAPHHSVTRAALLGGGAGTPVPGAVTQAHRGVLFLDEVSEIPAQILDCLRTPIEEGAVRLARARQDVTFPARFQLVLAANPCRCAAEDPALCRCSSAQRASYLNNLSGPLRDRIDMFVRTRARGAVLSAHETEPSEAIAERVAAAREKASQRWERTGVAAPTNAAVEAPRLRRHFPADEEGTALLAAHLAQGQLSQRGCDRTLRLAWTLCDLDGVDKPTLDHVARAVELHDSADLVVAA
- a CDS encoding YraN family protein codes for the protein MSTHHTTGTCRQQTSSPSPRGRGSKCAPTGRQQLGGLGEDHAAAYLKSNGYRILERNVAFKEGEIDIIAQSGDGEICFVEVKTRRGKAFGVEESVSTRKLRRLRLAAARWLEPKPWLQVRFDVIGVVIAEGMAPHIRHVKGVDRGSC
- the rplS gene encoding 50S ribosomal protein L19, which translates into the protein MNILDKVDAASLRNDIPDFRPGDTLNVYVKVIEGNKTRTQLFKGVVIRRQGDGIRETFTVRKVSFGIGVERTFPVHTPNIEKIEVVTRGDVRRAKLYYLRDLRGKAAKIKEKR